In Mercurialis annua linkage group LG5, ddMerAnnu1.2, whole genome shotgun sequence, a single genomic region encodes these proteins:
- the LOC126681461 gene encoding chaperone protein dnaJ 11, chloroplastic-like — protein MASAASLYEVLGIAASASRHEIKTAYRKLAKSFHPDVVSINQKGMSANEFIKIHAAYSTLSDPNKRANYDTDLFKHRLSFKSSSMVAAASSFGSRNRNWETDQCW, from the coding sequence ATGGCTTCAGCAGCATCATTATACGAAGTGTTGGGGATCGCGGCAAGTGCAAGCCGACATGAGATAAAAACTGCGTATCGTAAACTAGCGAAAAGTTTCCATCCTGATGTTGTATCGATCAATCAAAAAGGAATGTCAGCTAATGAGTTCATCAAAATTCACGCAGCTTATTCTACCTTATCGGATCCTAATAAACGTGCAAATTACGACACTGATCTTTTTAAGCATCGTCTGTCTTTTAAGTCTTCATCAATGGTTGCAGCAGCTTCTAGTTTTGGGTCTAGAAATAGAAACTGGGAGACTGATCAGTGTTGGTAG
- the LOC126682882 gene encoding glycine-rich protein 2-like: MSGDRLTGKVKWFNDQKGFGFIAPDDGSEDLFVHQSSIRTEGFRSLGEGEEVEYQVENSDDGRTKAVDVTGPNGESVQGSRSGGGGGGGRGGRGGGGYGGGGGYGGGGGYGGGGGRGRSSGGYGGGGGGYGDSRGGGGGGCFSCGESGHMARDCPQGGGGGGGGRYGGGGGGGGGGGGGNCYNCGGSGHFARECPNSGR; the protein is encoded by the coding sequence atgagTGGCGACAGATTGACAGGCAAGGTCAAGTGGTTCAATGACCAGAAGGGGTTCGGGTTTATAGCGCCGGATGACGGCAGTGAGGATCTGTTCGTTCATCAGTCGTCGATCAGAACCGAGGGCTTCCGTAGCCTCGGCGAGGGCGAGGAGGTGGAGTATCAAGTTGAGAACTCCGACGACGGCCGTACTAAGGCGGTTGATGTCACCGGCCCTAATGGTGAATCGGTTCAAGGATCCCGTAGCGGCGGTGGCGGCGGAGGCGGGAGAGGTGGTCGTGGAGGCGGCGGGTATGGAGGTGGTGGAGGTTATGGAGGAGGTGGTGGGTATGGAGGAGGTGGCGGTCGAGGTAGATCTAGCGGTGGATATGGCGGAGGTGGCGGTGGGTATGGCGATTCTCgcggtggcggcggtggtgggtGTTTTTCTTGTGGGGAGTCTGGTCATATGGCTAGAGACTGTCCCCAGGGTGGCGGCGGTGGAGGCGGTGGAAGGTATGGAGGCGGCggtggaggaggtggtggcggTGGCGGTGGGAACTGCTATAACTGCGGTGGATCTGGGCATTTTGCGAGGGAGTGTCCTAATAGCGGGCGTTAA